A genomic stretch from Ureibacillus composti includes:
- the coxB gene encoding cytochrome c oxidase subunit II, with product MMKGLKKWRLFSLLAVMTVFLSACGENYISTLKPAGAVGKQQLNLLIFSTSIMALVVVVVSVLYLLAFVKFRRKKQDENYIPKQVEGSHTLEVIWTVIPIILLLILSVPTLVTTYKLGDVAAMEHVDEDGNKTALTVNVTAKLYWWEFEYPEQGIVTAQELVVPTDEKVYFNLKAADVKHSFWIPSIGGKMDTNVENVNKFYLEFDEESQGLKDGVFYGKCAELCGPSHALMDFKVKTLDRDAFDTWVAAMQATEGQTASKDSTDLGEATFAANCLGCHAVSGAGASGAMGPNLTAFGDRNRVAGVLEHSKDSVETWVKNPESIKPGNLMTGAYGELSDEEVSAVADYIMSLSVED from the coding sequence ATGATGAAAGGGCTTAAAAAATGGCGTCTTTTCTCGCTATTAGCAGTGATGACTGTTTTTCTTTCAGCTTGTGGCGAAAATTATATTTCAACACTTAAACCAGCTGGTGCAGTTGGAAAACAACAGTTGAACTTACTAATATTCTCTACTTCAATTATGGCATTAGTAGTAGTAGTAGTTTCAGTTCTATATTTACTTGCATTTGTGAAGTTCCGTCGTAAAAAACAAGATGAGAACTATATTCCAAAACAAGTAGAAGGAAGCCATACACTTGAAGTTATTTGGACAGTAATTCCGATTATTTTACTTTTAATTTTATCTGTGCCAACGCTTGTAACTACTTATAAATTAGGTGACGTTGCTGCAATGGAACATGTAGACGAAGATGGTAACAAAACAGCATTAACAGTTAATGTTACTGCAAAGTTATACTGGTGGGAATTTGAATATCCAGAACAAGGGATCGTAACTGCTCAAGAACTTGTTGTTCCTACTGATGAAAAGGTTTACTTTAACTTGAAAGCTGCTGATGTTAAGCACTCATTCTGGATTCCATCAATCGGTGGTAAAATGGATACTAACGTTGAAAACGTTAACAAATTCTATTTAGAATTCGATGAAGAATCTCAAGGCCTAAAAGATGGTGTTTTCTACGGTAAGTGTGCTGAGTTATGTGGTCCATCTCACGCTTTAATGGACTTTAAGGTTAAAACTTTAGATCGCGATGCATTTGATACATGGGTTGCTGCAATGCAAGCAACTGAAGGTCAAACTGCTTCAAAAGATTCAACAGATTTAGGTGAAGCAACATTTGCTGCAAATTGTTTAGGATGTCACGCAGTTTCTGGTGCTGGTGCTAGTGGTGCGATGGGTCCAAACTTAACTGCGTTTGGTGATCGTAATCGCGTTGCAGGTGTATTAGAACATTCTAAAGATAGCGTAGAAACTTGGGTAAAAAATCCTGAAAGCATTAAACCAGGTAACTTAATGACTGGTGCTTATGGAGAATTATCTGACGAAGAAGTTAGCGCAGTTGCTGACTATATTATGAGTTTATCTGTAGAAGATTAA